In Nitrospirota bacterium, one DNA window encodes the following:
- the flhF gene encoding flagellar biosynthesis protein FlhF produces MKIKKFQARNFSEALAQVKRELGEDAVILSSEDKKGARSFVEITAAVDYDVDTSGAPGINSPAPFFSKPEQGGTSSPSVHNSDIRELKNELRSLRESIEIMRNSGFEMTLPENRRNIFYFLREKSIKDEFALSIIERTNSIEELETIMTDDMNSARLFTRKVWDMSCQFSRRMLMLIGPTGVGKTTTIAKLASKAIKEGRKVGIIGVDTFKIGAIEQIRIYSKMIGIPLEVVSGTEELKKGIRKLSDRDVILIDTTGQNPRDNEYIRSLKDVYKMGLPVETQLLLSASSDNDFLMETHKHYGALPIDYIAFTKTDEAVKLGSIYNLCRIYKKPVAYITTGQRVPGNIEFVDNKKLTNLILRTGSA; encoded by the coding sequence ATGAAAATTAAAAAGTTTCAGGCGAGAAATTTCAGCGAGGCCCTTGCGCAGGTAAAGAGAGAGCTCGGCGAAGACGCCGTGATACTTTCTTCGGAAGACAAAAAGGGCGCAAGGTCTTTTGTGGAGATCACAGCTGCGGTGGATTATGACGTTGACACAAGCGGAGCGCCAGGGATTAATTCTCCGGCGCCGTTTTTCAGCAAGCCTGAACAGGGCGGAACTTCGTCTCCTTCAGTTCATAACAGCGACATCAGGGAGCTGAAGAACGAGCTTAGAAGCCTGAGGGAGAGCATAGAGATAATGAGAAACAGCGGTTTTGAAATGACGCTGCCGGAAAACAGGAGGAACATATTTTACTTCCTGCGCGAGAAATCGATCAAGGATGAATTTGCCCTCAGTATTATTGAAAGGACCAATAGTATTGAGGAGCTCGAAACGATCATGACCGACGATATGAATTCGGCGAGGCTTTTTACCAGAAAGGTCTGGGACATGTCATGTCAGTTCAGCAGAAGGATGCTGATGCTCATAGGCCCTACCGGGGTCGGCAAGACAACAACCATCGCCAAGCTCGCGTCAAAGGCGATCAAAGAGGGAAGAAAGGTCGGGATCATCGGGGTCGACACTTTCAAAATAGGGGCGATAGAGCAGATAAGGATATATTCGAAGATGATAGGGATCCCCCTTGAGGTCGTTTCAGGCACGGAAGAGCTAAAGAAGGGCATAAGGAAGCTTTCGGACAGGGACGTAATATTAATAGACACCACGGGACAGAACCCCAGGGACAATGAATACATCAGGAGTCTTAAGGATGTTTATAAAATGGGACTGCCGGTTGAAACCCAACTATTGCTGAGCGCGTCCAGCGACAATGATTTTCTCATGGAAACTCATAAGCACTACGGCGCGCTTCCCATAGATTACATTGCCTTCACAAAGACCGACGAGGCCGTGAAATTAGGATCGATATACAACCTATGCCGCATTTACAAAAAACCTGTCGCGTATATAACAACAGGGCAGAGGGTGCCGGGCAATATAGAATTTGTTGACAACAAAAAACTGACCAATCTCATATTAAGAACAGGGAGCGCATAA
- a CDS encoding MinD/ParA family protein, producing the protein MNIAEGKTIRTIAVASGKGGVGKTNITANLAIGLSKLNKKVLIFDADLGLSNIDVVLNLATKYNIKHLFNGEKTLKDLIVEGPMGIKVLPASSGIQELTELDEFQRLRLIEEFEAYDGDVDYLLIDTSSGISTNVAFFCMAAQEIVIVTSAEPTAMTDAYALIKVLFTKYQEKNFKVLVNNVKDAKEATDVFWRLATAAEKFLSISLDYLGFVPYDNLLQKAVRQQKALIELYPGSEAAKSIMQIADKISSENNNNIKGTLQFFLGGLLRAKC; encoded by the coding sequence ATGAATATCGCTGAAGGAAAGACAATCAGGACAATAGCGGTGGCAAGCGGCAAGGGCGGGGTCGGAAAGACTAATATCACCGCAAACCTTGCGATCGGGTTAAGCAAGCTCAATAAAAAGGTGCTTATATTTGACGCGGACCTCGGGCTCAGCAATATAGACGTTGTACTTAACCTCGCAACGAAATATAACATCAAGCATCTGTTTAACGGAGAAAAGACATTAAAAGACCTTATCGTCGAAGGGCCGATGGGCATCAAGGTGCTGCCGGCCAGCTCAGGTATCCAGGAGCTTACGGAGCTGGATGAATTTCAGAGGCTCAGGCTTATAGAAGAGTTCGAGGCTTATGACGGCGACGTGGATTATCTGTTGATAGATACATCCTCCGGTATATCTACAAACGTCGCGTTTTTCTGCATGGCGGCGCAGGAGATAGTCATAGTGACATCAGCAGAGCCGACAGCGATGACCGATGCATACGCTCTTATAAAGGTCCTGTTTACCAAATACCAGGAAAAGAATTTTAAGGTCCTTGTCAATAACGTGAAAGACGCTAAAGAGGCCACCGACGTATTCTGGAGGCTTGCGACCGCCGCGGAAAAGTTCCTCAGCATATCTCTTGATTACCTCGGGTTTGTGCCGTATGACAATTTACTGCAGAAGGCAGTGCGTCAGCAAAAGGCGTTGATTGAACTTTATCCCGGAAGCGAGGCCGCGAAGAGCATAATGCAAATTGCCGATAAAATTTCCAGTGAAAACAACAATAACATTAAAGGGACACTCCAGTTTTTTCTTGGAGGTCTGTTGAGGGCCAAATGCTAA
- a CDS encoding FliA/WhiG family RNA polymerase sigma factor, which translates to MLKYKTEIKEEQKEKIIKEFLPYIKYTAYRLSWKLPPHVTIDDLVSVGLMGLMDALERFEPGKVKLKTYAELRIKGAMIDELRATAWIPRSMRKRIDEINHARERLEKKHGRMPDDTEVAKTLKMPLDEYYKILQYAVSASPIRMEDFKNTKYADSDLNLSECIADPTAKTPLESLEEKDVQDKLAGLIDTLPEKEKLVLSLYYYEELTMQEIGRVLSITESRVCQIHTQALVKLKSKVQELR; encoded by the coding sequence ATGCTAAAATACAAGACAGAGATAAAAGAAGAACAGAAAGAAAAGATAATTAAGGAATTTCTGCCTTATATCAAATACACCGCCTACAGGCTTTCATGGAAGCTCCCTCCACACGTGACTATCGATGATCTGGTAAGCGTAGGCCTTATGGGTTTGATGGACGCTCTTGAGAGATTCGAACCGGGCAAGGTCAAGCTCAAGACATACGCGGAGCTGCGCATAAAAGGCGCGATGATAGATGAGCTCAGGGCCACGGCCTGGATTCCGAGGTCTATGAGAAAAAGGATTGACGAAATCAATCATGCGCGTGAAAGGCTTGAAAAGAAGCACGGCCGGATGCCTGACGATACTGAGGTGGCAAAAACACTCAAGATGCCGCTTGATGAATACTACAAGATTTTGCAATACGCGGTTTCCGCCTCGCCGATAAGGATGGAAGATTTCAAGAACACTAAATACGCTGACAGCGATTTGAATCTCTCTGAATGTATTGCCGACCCTACGGCAAAGACGCCGCTTGAGTCGCTTGAGGAAAAGGACGTGCAGGACAAGCTCGCGGGACTGATAGACACGCTGCCGGAGAAAGAAAAGCTTGTATTGTCTCTTTACTACTATGAAGAGCTTACTATGCAGGAGATCGGCAGGGTCCTGAGCATTACAGAGTCCCGTGTCTGTCAGATCCACACGCAGGCGCTTGTAAAGCTCAAGTCGAAAGTCCAGGAGCTGAGATAA
- the flgF gene encoding flagellar basal-body rod protein FlgF, whose translation MYKGMYIALSGAILKQRHMDLFAQNVANASTPGYKKERISFKDYLIPVDNKPPLVTDGRTMTELGKVENDFSSGGIMSTGNPLDLAVNGEGFFSLEGNKYTRNGNFKIDSEGYLAAQDGTKVFGSGGPISVQGKKINISTSGEVFVDDISVGKLKIVDFPDKTTLRKLNGGAFSTDMPGEEVKSSVSQGFLESSNVDAVKEMVQMITAIREFEAYQKMIQSFDDATSKVTNEMGK comes from the coding sequence ATGTATAAAGGAATGTACATAGCGCTCTCAGGAGCAATTTTAAAGCAGAGACATATGGACCTCTTTGCCCAGAATGTTGCGAATGCGAGCACCCCGGGCTATAAAAAAGAGCGGATATCATTTAAGGACTATCTAATCCCGGTGGACAATAAACCGCCGCTGGTTACAGATGGAAGGACAATGACCGAGCTCGGAAAGGTTGAAAATGACTTTTCAAGCGGCGGTATCATGAGCACAGGCAACCCGCTTGACCTGGCAGTCAACGGTGAAGGCTTTTTTTCGCTTGAGGGGAATAAGTATACGAGGAACGGCAATTTCAAGATTGACAGCGAGGGTTACCTCGCAGCGCAGGATGGGACAAAAGTTTTCGGCAGCGGGGGCCCGATATCAGTGCAGGGAAAGAAGATCAATATCAGCACATCCGGCGAAGTATTTGTTGATGACATATCTGTCGGGAAACTGAAGATCGTTGATTTTCCGGACAAGACCACACTCAGAAAATTAAATGGCGGGGCATTTTCAACGGACATGCCCGGCGAAGAAGTTAAATCATCAGTCAGCCAGGGCTTTCTTGAGTCATCTAATGTCGACGCGGTCAAAGAGATGGTGCAGATGATAACCGCTATCAGGGAATTTGAGGCTTATCAGAAGATGATCCAGTCATTTGATGATGCGACGTCAAAAGTCACAAATGAGATGGGTAAATAA
- the flgG gene encoding flagellar basal-body rod protein FlgG: protein MQRSLFIAATGMEAQRLNIDVISNNLANVNTTGFKKSRADFQELLYQGLKTPGASSAEGVELPVGIQVGLGVKPAAVQKMFQQGDFVSTGNNLDLVIEGQGFFKILKPDGEVAYSRAGSFKLDSEGKMVNSDGYPLEPAITIPANTLQITITQDGTVSALEAGSSTPTQVGQIELSQFINPGGLEAIGKNLFLETGSSGEATSGNPGADGLGSINQGFLEMSNVNIVEEMVNMIVSQRAYELNSKVVQSSDDMLAIANNIKR, encoded by the coding sequence ATGCAAAGGTCATTGTTCATAGCGGCGACGGGGATGGAGGCGCAGAGGCTTAATATAGACGTTATATCCAACAACCTCGCAAACGTAAATACAACCGGATTTAAAAAGAGCAGGGCTGACTTTCAGGAACTGCTGTACCAGGGACTGAAAACCCCCGGCGCGTCCTCTGCCGAAGGCGTAGAACTTCCGGTAGGGATACAGGTAGGTCTGGGCGTTAAACCTGCTGCGGTGCAGAAGATGTTTCAGCAGGGAGATTTTGTCTCTACAGGAAACAACCTTGACCTTGTGATAGAGGGGCAGGGATTTTTTAAGATATTAAAGCCTGATGGTGAAGTTGCATACTCGCGCGCAGGTTCTTTCAAGCTTGACAGCGAAGGGAAGATGGTAAACTCCGACGGATACCCCCTGGAGCCGGCAATTACAATTCCGGCCAACACACTTCAGATCACAATAACCCAGGACGGGACCGTGTCCGCGCTGGAGGCCGGAAGCTCCACGCCTACGCAGGTAGGACAGATAGAGTTGTCGCAGTTTATTAATCCGGGCGGTCTTGAGGCGATAGGTAAAAACCTTTTTCTTGAAACAGGCTCTTCAGGCGAAGCTACTTCAGGGAATCCTGGCGCAGACGGGCTTGGGTCCATTAACCAGGGTTTTCTTGAGATGAGCAACGTGAACATAGTTGAAGAAATGGTGAATATGATCGTCAGCCAGAGGGCCTATGAGTTGAATTCTAAAGTGGTACAGTCGTCGGATGACATGCTCGCAATCGCGAACAATATTAAAAGGTAG
- the flgA gene encoding flagellar basal body P-ring formation protein FlgA, with product MGNEKLRKEFRRSWIAVFCFVLLLLVTRHSSLVTSAFASSWSPEDTLKTFLRDNYPWETIEVSNIQINGSVPDKTPDMIVVEKGPLGNSIFSYIFNDGQKVTVRADVRAFEKVIKSKRPFRKGYVLNADDIYQSEVEINKMPQEAVRGPETIIGKPLKVSTVANATITERMIEKEQVVKKGSRVALLIYSQGINITAIGETKEKGYVGMQIRAINVSSKKEVRGVLIDENTVRVEL from the coding sequence ATGGGAAACGAAAAGTTAAGAAAAGAATTCAGAAGAAGTTGGATAGCTGTATTTTGTTTTGTTCTTCTTTTGCTCGTCACTCGTCACTCATCACTCGTTACTTCTGCCTTTGCTTCTTCCTGGAGTCCCGAAGACACTCTAAAAACATTTCTGAGGGACAACTATCCCTGGGAGACGATCGAAGTGAGCAATATCCAAATTAACGGCAGCGTGCCTGATAAAACGCCCGATATGATCGTGGTTGAAAAAGGCCCTCTCGGCAATAGCATATTCTCATATATCTTTAACGACGGGCAGAAAGTTACTGTGAGGGCGGATGTCAGGGCCTTTGAGAAGGTCATCAAAAGTAAAAGGCCTTTCAGGAAGGGATATGTCTTGAATGCTGATGACATTTATCAATCAGAGGTGGAAATCAATAAAATGCCCCAGGAAGCTGTCAGGGGGCCTGAAACGATTATTGGAAAGCCGCTTAAAGTTTCCACGGTTGCAAACGCAACGATCACTGAAAGAATGATCGAGAAAGAGCAGGTTGTAAAAAAGGGCAGCCGGGTGGCGCTCTTAATATATTCACAGGGCATAAATATTACGGCAATCGGTGAAACAAAAGAAAAGGGGTATGTAGGGATGCAGATAAGAGCAATAAATGTGTCCTCTAAAAAAGAGGTGAGAGGAGTTTTAATCGATGAAAACACGGTTAGAGTGGAACTCTGA
- a CDS encoding flagellar basal body L-ring protein FlgH, with protein sequence MKTRLEWNSEKTEVRSNKTEAIRQAFIVCALCSVFCVLLSCATPSSMLPPPPPKYVYPFEDEMVRRSANSLWSDSKNIFEDTKARRLNDLVTINIVETLTGSGTADTQTSRDSTLDFKLENLFGMNNDFNLQNAFLLKNLFKDGNVFQPEVKSTSKSDFKGKGDTNREGKLVATITAKVVEVMPNGNLMLEARKELTINNEKQILVLTGTVRTDDIDSANTVSSTKVADAQIYYVGDGVLQEKQSPGWFVRILDGIWPF encoded by the coding sequence ATGAAAACACGGTTAGAGTGGAACTCTGAGAAGACAGAAGTCAGAAGCAATAAGACAGAAGCAATAAGACAGGCTTTCATTGTCTGTGCTCTGTGCTCCGTGTTCTGTGTTCTGCTGAGCTGTGCCACGCCGTCGTCGATGCTGCCTCCTCCTCCGCCGAAATATGTTTATCCGTTTGAAGACGAAATGGTCAGGAGGTCTGCCAATTCCCTCTGGAGCGATTCTAAAAATATTTTTGAAGATACAAAGGCCAGGAGATTAAATGACCTGGTGACAATAAACATTGTGGAAACCCTCACCGGCTCCGGAACAGCGGATACGCAAACAAGCCGTGATTCGACCCTGGATTTCAAGCTCGAGAACTTGTTCGGAATGAACAATGATTTTAACCTTCAGAATGCCTTCTTGCTGAAGAACCTCTTTAAGGACGGTAATGTTTTTCAGCCCGAGGTCAAGAGCACATCCAAATCGGATTTCAAAGGCAAGGGGGACACAAACAGAGAGGGGAAACTTGTAGCTACAATAACCGCAAAGGTTGTAGAAGTAATGCCTAACGGGAACCTCATGCTGGAAGCAAGAAAAGAACTGACCATCAATAATGAGAAACAGATATTGGTTCTTACCGGTACAGTAAGGACGGACGATATTGATTCGGCCAACACGGTCTCAAGCACCAAAGTGGCCGACGCACAGATTTATTACGTAGGCGACGGCGTCTTGCAGGAAAAGCAAAGCCCCGGATGGTTTGTAAGAATACTCGATGGGATATGGCCGTTTTAA
- a CDS encoding flagellar basal body P-ring protein FlgI: protein MRNKKLKVDVRTPKTEAGKIRIIALCLITLFLVTRYPSLVTVVNADRIKDIASFEGVRDNQMIGYGIIIGLDGSGDKGLTAAQGIVNMLNRMGLSINARDLQSKNIAAVVITATLPPFAKPGIKVDALVSTIGDAKSIQGGTLLLAPMKGPDGKVYALAQGPVSIGGFAASGEGATAQKNHPTAGKIPEGVIIEKEPPFNLGDGNNIRLFLHKADFTTADAVSKKINNVLNGNYAVAVDSSAIKLSVPPDFKSNVVGLITKVETLDVKIDMPAKVIINERTGTIVMGDNVKISPVAIAHGSLTIEIKETPQVSQPLPFAPDQAATVTVPRTDIAVKEQKGSLIEVSGVTLGEIVRALNALGVTPRDLISILQALKASGALKAELEII, encoded by the coding sequence ATGAGAAATAAAAAATTAAAAGTAGACGTTAGAACCCCGAAGACGGAAGCCGGAAAAATCCGGATTATTGCATTGTGTTTGATAACTCTTTTTCTCGTCACTCGTTACCCGTCACTTGTCACTGTTGTTAACGCTGACCGCATCAAGGACATTGCAAGCTTTGAAGGGGTCAGGGACAACCAGATGATAGGTTACGGTATTATTATCGGCCTTGACGGGTCAGGAGATAAAGGGCTGACAGCGGCGCAGGGCATTGTAAATATGCTCAACCGGATGGGACTTTCAATTAATGCAAGGGACCTTCAGTCAAAAAATATAGCGGCAGTTGTGATTACCGCAACGCTCCCGCCTTTTGCAAAACCCGGGATTAAGGTTGACGCGCTTGTTTCGACCATCGGTGACGCAAAGAGTATTCAGGGCGGCACGCTGCTTCTTGCCCCCATGAAGGGACCTGACGGCAAGGTATACGCACTTGCACAGGGACCTGTTTCCATAGGTGGTTTTGCTGCGTCAGGCGAAGGCGCGACAGCCCAGAAGAACCATCCCACAGCGGGGAAAATTCCCGAAGGGGTAATTATTGAAAAGGAGCCGCCGTTTAATCTCGGAGACGGAAATAATATCAGGCTGTTTCTCCACAAGGCGGATTTTACTACCGCGGATGCTGTTTCAAAAAAGATAAATAATGTCCTGAACGGTAATTATGCTGTTGCTGTGGATTCATCGGCAATAAAATTGTCCGTACCACCGGACTTTAAAAGCAACGTTGTAGGATTGATTACGAAAGTTGAAACACTGGATGTGAAAATCGACATGCCCGCAAAAGTTATAATTAATGAGAGGACTGGGACCATTGTAATGGGCGATAATGTAAAGATATCGCCTGTTGCCATCGCGCACGGATCGCTTACAATTGAAATTAAAGAGACACCGCAGGTTTCACAGCCTCTGCCGTTTGCGCCTGACCAGGCAGCGACTGTCACGGTTCCGAGGACTGATATTGCAGTCAAGGAACAAAAGGGATCGCTCATTGAGGTTTCCGGTGTTACTTTAGGCGAAATAGTAAGGGCGTTGAATGCGCTCGGAGTTACGCCTCGCGACCTGATATCCATACTTCAGGCCTTAAAGGCCTCAGGGGCATTAAAGGCTGAACTTGAGATAATATAA
- a CDS encoding rod-binding protein → MDGLSLEQINLSNLNTVHKDKKADIKKVAKEMESLFVYQLLKEMRETTKGISDEENNSLGNDTYMSLFDMEVSKALANKGFGIQDAIMKWLERMPDTAKATEEIKK, encoded by the coding sequence TTGGACGGACTGAGTCTTGAACAGATTAATCTTAGTAATCTGAATACCGTACATAAAGACAAGAAGGCTGATATTAAAAAAGTCGCAAAGGAAATGGAGTCCCTTTTTGTGTATCAGCTTCTCAAAGAAATGAGAGAGACAACAAAAGGCATTTCCGACGAGGAAAATAATTCGCTCGGCAATGATACATACATGAGCCTTTTTGATATGGAAGTGTCAAAGGCCTTAGCTAATAAAGGATTCGGCATTCAGGATGCGATAATGAAATGGCTTGAGAGAATGCCGGATACAGCGAAAGCAACTGAGGAAATAAAGAAGTGA
- the flgM gene encoding flagellar biosynthesis anti-sigma factor FlgM — translation MRIDGNNPIDNKDLFKVQESAGNLSAEKKQDVEKSDAEKDKISLSGKSKEIGDLKAAIDQLPDVRTEKVDALKQALDTGTYNIDARKIAQKILEEI, via the coding sequence ATGAGAATAGACGGAAATAACCCGATTGATAACAAGGACTTGTTTAAGGTCCAGGAGTCTGCCGGAAACCTGAGTGCTGAAAAGAAACAGGACGTTGAAAAATCGGACGCCGAAAAAGACAAAATAAGTCTTTCAGGAAAGTCAAAGGAGATAGGTGATCTTAAGGCTGCAATTGATCAACTGCCTGACGTAAGGACAGAAAAAGTTGATGCACTCAAGCAGGCACTTGACACGGGAACATACAACATTGACGCAAGGAAGATAGCACAGAAGATTCTGGAAGAGATATGA
- a CDS encoding flagellar protein FlgN, with product MTPDKAIVSILREQVNTYKTLLELLKKERLCLVDINPDKIEEISKEKDTVVMRLRLLEEERVRLIKIYSQDSGLTGSMNLEEMARHTGDSTFSVLRSQMLSLLQSIEEMNRFNSILINRSLKYIKTTASFFNSFTANHISQTTGVLLSKET from the coding sequence ATGACACCTGACAAAGCGATTGTAAGTATATTGAGGGAGCAGGTTAATACCTATAAGACACTTCTCGAACTCCTTAAAAAGGAGAGACTGTGTCTTGTAGATATTAATCCTGATAAGATCGAGGAGATCTCAAAGGAGAAAGACACGGTTGTAATGAGGTTGAGGCTCCTTGAGGAAGAACGCGTAAGGCTGATAAAAATATATTCCCAGGACAGCGGCCTTACCGGCAGCATGAACCTGGAAGAGATGGCAAGGCATACAGGGGACAGCACATTTTCAGTATTGCGCTCACAGATGTTGTCTCTTCTTCAAAGCATAGAAGAGATGAACCGGTTTAACAGCATCCTGATAAACCGTTCACTTAAATACATCAAGACGACCGCCAGTTTTTTTAATTCATTTACAGCCAATCATATATCACAAACTACAGGCGTCCTCTTATCAAAGGAGACTTAG
- the flgK gene encoding flagellar hook-associated protein FlgK, with the protein MSLLGLFDIGKSTIFASQTALNVVSNNIANVNTPGYSRQEAVLEVSNAVQYRGDYIGTGVTTSEVRRHYDKFIHLQLIGQNQSYGRSYSLDQGLSHIEQIFNEAKGLGLSNSLQKYFNAWQGLATTPESQAQRAVLLQQGKALVQNAKQIERDVLDALENVNDEIGNVVDRVNTITSKIAQLNEKIAQIEGGMTTEQGSYMRDQRDKLLSDLGELIDYSWYEDNNKSVTIIVGGKSLVSPLKAFELSTSEDIDGNKSVTFNGEDITSVFNKGQLGGYIDVRDDIKSNTLHDVRTLVASIIKETNIQHRAGFGLDSSTGNDFFDALQIYTRDYSSGGYISSATVTDPSALTLDEYNINFADASSYEVYNNQTGALVTSGAYTPGNPISFGGIQAVVDGAPAAGDSFLISPLTGVIENFNVAISDTNKIAAASSNLTLPGDNTNALAMFQLSQTGISDLSEATFNAYYSGIVSNVGVVSQAASDSLTYDNNLLFELQKKREEASGVSMDEEAANLVKYQHMYEAGARILKMTDELLDTIINL; encoded by the coding sequence ATGTCCCTATTAGGACTTTTTGATATAGGCAAATCCACAATCTTTGCGAGCCAAACCGCCCTTAACGTAGTCAGTAACAATATAGCCAATGTTAACACGCCCGGGTACAGCCGTCAGGAGGCTGTACTTGAGGTGTCCAACGCCGTTCAGTACAGAGGCGATTATATTGGCACCGGGGTGACCACCTCGGAGGTAAGAAGGCACTATGACAAGTTCATTCACCTTCAGCTTATCGGTCAGAATCAGAGTTATGGAAGATCGTACTCCCTTGATCAGGGATTGAGTCATATTGAACAAATATTTAATGAGGCCAAGGGATTGGGATTATCCAATTCACTTCAGAAGTATTTTAATGCCTGGCAGGGCCTTGCAACGACCCCTGAGTCACAGGCGCAAAGGGCGGTATTGCTTCAGCAGGGAAAGGCTCTTGTACAGAATGCAAAACAGATAGAAAGAGACGTCCTGGATGCATTGGAAAACGTAAATGACGAAATAGGGAATGTAGTTGACCGTGTAAATACTATTACGTCGAAGATCGCGCAGTTGAATGAAAAGATCGCACAGATAGAAGGCGGAATGACCACCGAGCAGGGGAGTTACATGAGAGATCAGAGGGACAAGCTGCTTTCCGACCTTGGCGAATTAATAGATTATTCATGGTATGAAGACAATAATAAAAGTGTAACGATCATAGTAGGAGGCAAGAGCCTTGTATCACCCTTGAAGGCGTTTGAGCTTTCCACATCCGAGGACATTGACGGGAATAAGAGCGTGACTTTTAATGGAGAAGATATAACATCCGTATTCAATAAAGGGCAGCTCGGAGGATACATTGACGTCAGGGATGATATTAAATCAAATACCTTACATGACGTGAGAACTCTGGTAGCGTCAATAATTAAAGAAACAAACATCCAGCACCGTGCGGGCTTCGGCCTTGACAGCTCAACCGGCAATGACTTTTTTGACGCCTTGCAGATATACACACGCGATTATTCATCAGGGGGATATATATCTTCAGCAACCGTTACCGATCCTTCAGCCCTCACACTTGATGAATACAATATAAATTTTGCTGATGCGTCAAGCTATGAAGTGTATAACAATCAAACAGGGGCGCTTGTAACATCAGGTGCGTATACTCCCGGGAACCCTATTTCTTTCGGCGGAATCCAGGCGGTTGTCGATGGCGCTCCCGCAGCAGGCGACAGCTTTTTAATAAGCCCTCTCACTGGTGTGATTGAAAACTTCAATGTGGCAATCTCGGATACAAACAAGATTGCAGCGGCGTCTTCCAATTTGACCCTGCCCGGCGACAACACGAATGCGCTCGCCATGTTCCAGTTGTCTCAAACCGGCATTTCGGACCTCAGCGAAGCCACCTTTAATGCTTATTACAGCGGAATTGTTTCAAATGTCGGGGTCGTGAGCCAGGCCGCATCCGACAGCCTTACGTATGATAATAATTTACTCTTTGAGTTACAGAAGAAAAGGGAAGAAGCCTCAGGCGTTTCCATGGATGAAGAAGCAGCCAATCTTGTAAAGTATCAGCACATGTATGAAGCAGGGGCGCGGATACTGAAAATGACGGATGAATTACTGGATACGATAATTAATTTATGA
- the flgL gene encoding flagellar hook-associated protein FlgL has translation MRITSFAIFNQMTRSLQERLRDLSVYSDRLSSGKKINKPSDDVFGMMKSMDYKVTINEIDQYRKNIDEADSQLSLTDNIMDSVATALTRSRELAVQTSTGTQSAEDRQAAAAEIENLRNEISRLAGTKFRDIYIFSGYKTDTAPFDAGYNYQGDSSSMDVLIDRNSTVAMNVTGDVAFRYGGVSFMKTLDDLYTALMNNKLKKANPADPLESPGIQESITSLDNAIGQVANVRADVGARMSYLEGLKSTHEDRDLTMKTLLSNTEDTDIAETVSEITKIQVALESLRVSGAKVISQSLLDFLQ, from the coding sequence ATGAGAATTACATCTTTTGCAATATTCAATCAGATGACAAGGTCCTTACAAGAAAGACTGAGGGACTTGTCTGTTTATTCCGACAGGTTATCTTCAGGCAAGAAGATAAATAAACCTTCAGACGATGTCTTCGGCATGATGAAGTCAATGGATTATAAGGTAACGATAAACGAGATTGACCAATATAGGAAAAACATTGATGAGGCTGACAGCCAGTTAAGCCTGACGGATAATATAATGGATTCCGTCGCTACTGCATTGACGCGCTCACGCGAGCTTGCCGTGCAAACTTCTACAGGCACTCAATCTGCTGAAGACAGGCAAGCTGCTGCAGCGGAAATTGAGAACCTGAGAAATGAAATTTCCAGGCTGGCCGGGACCAAATTCAGGGACATATATATATTCTCAGGTTATAAAACGGATACCGCGCCGTTTGACGCTGGGTATAACTATCAGGGAGATTCAAGCTCAATGGATGTCCTTATTGACAGAAATTCTACTGTTGCTATGAATGTTACAGGGGATGTTGCGTTCAGATACGGAGGGGTATCATTCATGAAAACCCTTGATGATCTGTACACTGCTCTTATGAATAATAAATTAAAGAAAGCAAACCCGGCAGACCCTTTAGAGTCGCCCGGAATACAGGAATCTATCACGTCTCTTGATAATGCAATCGGACAGGTTGCGAATGTGCGCGCGGACGTCGGCGCGAGAATGAGTTATCTTGAGGGGCTGAAAAGCACACACGAAGACAGAGATCTTACAATGAAGACTCTGCTGTCAAATACCGAAGATACGGACATCGCGGAAACTGTAAGTGAGATAACAAAGATACAAGTTGCCCTTGAATCACTCAGGGTCTCGGGTGCGAAGGTAATATCACAGTCGTTGCTGGATTTTTTACAATAG